The following coding sequences lie in one Peribacillus frigoritolerans genomic window:
- a CDS encoding M15 family metallopeptidase: MKATWVRTCLVLGFLGLLLGLLFKYMLPPDLDEIELTDELNPIVAEKKDELIQLANDKGIPVIITAGFRSIAEQNELYEKGRSDSGNIVTNARGGESLHNFGLAIDFALLNKQGEAIWDMSYDGNDNGKSDWMEVVTIAKELGFDWGGDWAGFKDYPHLQMTFGLSLRELQQGKQSKGQ; this comes from the coding sequence GTGAAAGCCACTTGGGTAAGGACATGTTTGGTATTGGGCTTTTTAGGATTGTTACTGGGGCTCTTGTTCAAGTATATGCTTCCTCCTGATCTGGATGAAATCGAACTGACTGACGAGCTGAATCCGATTGTCGCCGAAAAAAAAGACGAGCTCATTCAATTGGCTAATGACAAAGGCATCCCGGTTATCATTACGGCGGGGTTCCGGTCTATAGCCGAGCAAAATGAGCTATATGAAAAGGGCAGATCAGACTCGGGCAACATCGTAACGAATGCAAGAGGTGGCGAGTCGCTGCATAATTTCGGTTTGGCGATAGATTTTGCCCTCCTTAACAAACAAGGCGAGGCCATTTGGGACATGAGTTATGACGGCAACGATAATGGAAAGTCGGATTGGATGGAAGTCGTAACCATCGCTAAAGAGTTAGGTTTTGATTGGGGAGGGGATTGGGCAGGGTTCAAGGATTATCCGCATTTACAAATGACATTTGGCTTAAGCCTGCGTGAGCTGCAGCAAGGCAAGCAGTCAAAAGGGCAGTGA
- a CDS encoding acyl-CoA thioesterase, protein MEETKNCRDSLVIKTSLVLPPDTNNIGTMFGGKLMAYIDDVAAISAMRHARSNVVTASTDSVDFLHPIHEGNAVCLESFVTYTGRTSMEIIVKVIAEDLVTGARNLCVISFLTFVAINEEGKPIPVPRLVPETEMEMNLNESAKQRAQIRKKRREDTQFIASTFGVKLPWTDQSNPGLYK, encoded by the coding sequence ATGGAAGAAACAAAAAATTGCCGGGACTCTTTGGTCATAAAAACAAGCCTTGTCCTCCCGCCGGATACAAATAATATTGGTACGATGTTCGGAGGCAAATTAATGGCATACATTGATGATGTAGCGGCTATATCAGCCATGCGTCATGCTCGAAGCAACGTCGTTACTGCATCAACTGATTCTGTCGATTTCCTGCACCCTATTCACGAAGGAAATGCAGTTTGCCTTGAAAGCTTCGTGACGTATACGGGCAGAACATCAATGGAAATCATCGTAAAGGTGATTGCAGAGGATTTAGTTACAGGGGCGCGGAATTTATGCGTCATTTCCTTCTTGACATTTGTTGCCATTAATGAAGAAGGTAAACCAATTCCGGTTCCGCGTTTGGTTCCTGAAACAGAGATGGAAATGAATTTAAATGAATCAGCAAAACAACGGGCCCAGATAAGGAAAAAACGAAGGGAAGATACACAGTTCATTGCTAGTACTTTCGGAGTGAAACTGCCATGGACCGATCAATCAAATCCAGGATTATATAAATAA
- a CDS encoding Bax inhibitor-1/YccA family protein, with protein MYSQTVQTYMPSVMRTFALSLAVSVLGMALGTLVPPSLFLPLAILEIAMLIGAFILRRKKAIGYTFLYSFTLISGITTYPIIAHYLAAAGANVVILAGVTTTVVFGGLAIYATTTKRDLSFLGGMLFAALLALVVISIFNIFSPLSSTAMLVFSFIGILVFSGYILYDFNRMKHYGVTAEEVPLMALNLYLDFINLFINILRFFGILASDD; from the coding sequence ATGTATTCACAAACTGTACAAACATATATGCCGTCCGTCATGCGGACGTTCGCTTTATCACTTGCCGTTTCCGTTTTAGGGATGGCTCTAGGCACTCTTGTACCGCCATCGTTGTTTCTTCCCTTGGCGATACTTGAGATCGCCATGTTGATTGGAGCATTCATATTGCGGAGGAAAAAAGCCATCGGCTACACATTTTTGTATAGTTTCACGTTGATTTCTGGAATTACGACCTATCCGATCATCGCACACTACCTAGCTGCTGCAGGGGCAAATGTGGTGATCCTGGCAGGTGTGACGACGACAGTCGTATTTGGAGGACTGGCGATTTATGCCACAACCACCAAAAGGGACCTTTCTTTCTTGGGAGGGATGTTATTTGCGGCCTTGCTAGCTTTAGTGGTCATTAGCATATTCAACATTTTCTCTCCATTAAGCTCTACAGCCATGCTGGTCTTTTCCTTTATCGGGATTTTAGTTTTCAGTGGTTATATTTTATATGATTTCAATCGAATGAAGCATTACGGGGTAACAGCCGAAGAAGTACCGCTCATGGCCTTGAATCTATATCTTGATTTCATTAACCTATTCATTAACATCTTGCGCTTCTTTGGTATTTTAGCAAGCGATGACTAA
- a CDS encoding ABC transporter ATP-binding protein encodes MKKAILQIENLTTSFRIGNKYHAAVDDVSFTVNENEIVAVVGESGCGKSALALSIMQLHNKQRTKSEGNINYKGQNLLKLNDVQMNKVRGKELGMIFQEPLTALNPLMTIGKQIEENLDYHTELSSAEKKNRTIELLTQVGIPYPERTYKQYPHELSGGMRQRAMISIAIACNPALVIADEPTTALDVTIQAQILDLLKDIQSRTKMGIILITHDLSVVAEVADRIVVMYAGQVVETGSVKEIFNNPLHPYTRSLLNSIPSAAHEKNRLHVIEGIVPSIAKMDRIGCRFQDRIPWIPKHAHEETPQLHEVGNDHFVRCTCYKKFYFQAEGDASAHDITQIR; translated from the coding sequence ATGAAGAAAGCTATTTTACAAATAGAGAACCTAACTACCTCATTTCGAATCGGTAACAAATATCATGCAGCGGTGGATGATGTTTCGTTTACGGTGAATGAAAATGAAATTGTAGCAGTTGTTGGAGAATCAGGTTGTGGAAAGAGTGCCTTGGCCTTATCTATCATGCAATTACATAATAAGCAGAGAACGAAATCCGAAGGAAATATCAATTATAAAGGTCAAAATCTACTAAAGTTGAATGATGTGCAAATGAATAAAGTCCGTGGTAAGGAATTGGGTATGATATTCCAGGAACCATTAACGGCTTTGAACCCGCTCATGACCATAGGAAAACAGATCGAGGAGAATCTTGATTACCATACTGAACTCTCCAGTGCTGAAAAAAAGAACAGGACGATCGAACTTTTGACACAAGTGGGAATTCCTTATCCTGAACGGACGTACAAGCAATATCCGCATGAGCTCTCGGGCGGAATGCGGCAAAGGGCAATGATATCGATTGCCATTGCTTGCAACCCTGCGCTGGTCATTGCCGATGAACCCACGACGGCACTGGATGTTACGATTCAAGCACAAATACTTGATCTGCTGAAGGATATCCAAAGCAGGACAAAAATGGGGATCATCTTAATTACACATGATCTGAGCGTCGTAGCTGAAGTCGCTGACAGGATCGTTGTCATGTATGCAGGTCAGGTAGTGGAAACGGGAAGTGTTAAAGAGATATTCAACAATCCGCTGCATCCATATACGAGGTCGTTATTAAATTCGATTCCTTCGGCTGCACACGAGAAAAACCGGTTGCACGTTATTGAGGGAATCGTTCCATCGATAGCTAAAATGGATCGGATAGGATGTCGTTTCCAAGATAGGATTCCTTGGATACCTAAGCATGCGCATGAAGAGACACCCCAACTTCACGAAGTGGGCAACGACCATTTTGTGCGCTGTACGTGCTATAAAAAATTTTATTTTCAAGCTGAAGGAGATGCATCGGCCCATGACATTACTCAAATTAGATAA
- a CDS encoding ABC transporter ATP-binding protein produces the protein MTLLKLDNLKVHFPIRGGFFRRVVDHVKAVDGVSFELQQGETYGLVGESGSGKSTTGKAVVKLNDVTSGQILFEGRDLASLSRKEIKPFRKDIQMIFQDPYSSLNPKKRVLDIIAEPLRNFERLSPSEEKKIVQDFLDKVGLSPESIHKYPHEFSGGQRQRIGIARSLTLKPKLIIADEPVSALDVSVQAQVLNFLQDLQQEFNLTYLFVGHDLGVIRHMCDRMGVMYRGRLVEEGKSEEIYENPQHIYTKRLIAAIPDLEPEVREDKVQLRKKLTSEYESTYSKYFDENGRAYDLKPISSTHRVALQ, from the coding sequence ATGACATTACTCAAATTAGATAATCTGAAAGTGCATTTTCCAATAAGGGGCGGTTTTTTCAGAAGGGTGGTCGATCACGTAAAGGCCGTGGACGGTGTTTCCTTTGAGTTGCAGCAAGGGGAAACATATGGGTTGGTCGGGGAATCCGGAAGCGGCAAGTCCACGACAGGCAAGGCAGTGGTCAAGCTGAATGATGTCACATCCGGACAAATCCTGTTTGAAGGCAGGGATTTAGCATCTTTAAGTAGAAAAGAAATTAAACCATTTAGAAAAGATATCCAAATGATTTTCCAAGACCCGTATTCATCATTGAATCCCAAGAAGAGGGTACTTGACATCATTGCCGAACCGCTGAGGAACTTCGAACGGTTATCACCTTCAGAGGAAAAGAAAATCGTCCAGGACTTCTTGGACAAAGTCGGACTCAGTCCGGAGTCGATTCACAAGTATCCTCATGAATTTTCAGGGGGACAGCGCCAGCGGATTGGGATTGCCAGGTCTTTGACATTGAAACCTAAACTGATCATTGCGGATGAACCGGTGTCAGCACTGGATGTTTCCGTTCAGGCACAGGTATTGAATTTCCTTCAGGATCTTCAACAGGAGTTCAATTTGACTTATTTATTTGTCGGTCATGACTTAGGTGTAATCCGGCATATGTGTGACCGGATGGGCGTTATGTATCGAGGTAGATTGGTAGAGGAAGGCAAAAGCGAGGAAATCTATGAAAATCCGCAACATATATACACGAAGCGCCTGATTGCCGCCATTCCGGATTTAGAGCCGGAAGTTCGCGAAGATAAAGTGCAGCTTAGAAAAAAACTCACCTCGGAATATGAGTCTACCTACTCAAAATATTTCGATGAGAATGGACGTGCCTACGATTTGAAGCCAATTTCATCGACACATAGAGTCGCATTACAATAA
- the opp4B gene encoding oligopeptide ABC transporter permease: MWKFILRRLLVMIPQLFLLSIIVFMMAKAMPGDALSGQEINPRANPAELDRIREELGLNDPWYQQYIRWASNAVQGDFGISYTHKTPVMDVIEDRLWNTVFLALVTLIFTYMLAIPLGILSGRYNDTWVDKTVTGYSYVGFGTPIFIFALIMLFVFGFALDWFPSGGSVDSKVDEGTFAYVVSKINHLILPALSTALIATTSTIQYLRNEIIDNKIKDFVRTARSKGVPESKVYSRHILRNSFLPIAAFLGYEITGLIGGAVIIETIFSYPGLGQLFLSSVSLRDFSVVTAIVMMTGFATLLGTLLSDIILSAVDPRIRIE, translated from the coding sequence ATGTGGAAGTTTATCCTAAGGCGTTTATTAGTTATGATCCCGCAGCTCTTTTTATTGAGCATCATCGTTTTCATGATGGCAAAAGCAATGCCGGGAGATGCACTGTCAGGCCAGGAAATCAATCCTAGGGCAAACCCGGCCGAGCTTGATAGGATCAGGGAAGAACTGGGTTTGAATGACCCTTGGTACCAACAATATATAAGGTGGGCATCCAATGCAGTACAGGGGGATTTCGGTATTTCCTATACACATAAGACGCCTGTCATGGATGTTATCGAAGACAGGCTTTGGAACACGGTGTTCCTGGCGTTGGTCACGCTGATCTTTACATATATGCTTGCAATTCCATTAGGCATACTTAGCGGAAGGTATAACGATACCTGGGTGGATAAAACCGTTACGGGTTATAGCTATGTAGGATTTGGCACGCCGATTTTCATTTTTGCTTTAATCATGTTATTCGTTTTCGGATTTGCCCTGGATTGGTTCCCGTCTGGTGGCAGTGTCGATTCAAAGGTGGATGAAGGAACATTCGCCTATGTTGTAAGCAAGATCAATCATTTGATTTTACCAGCTTTAAGTACAGCTTTAATTGCAACAACAAGTACGATCCAATATTTGCGAAATGAAATCATCGATAATAAAATCAAGGATTTCGTAAGGACAGCGCGTTCGAAGGGAGTGCCTGAATCAAAAGTATATTCACGGCATATCCTGAGAAATTCCTTTTTACCGATAGCGGCATTCTTAGGTTATGAAATTACTGGATTGATCGGAGGCGCGGTCATAATCGAGACCATTTTCAGTTATCCGGGTCTGGGGCAGCTTTTCCTTAGTTCAGTCAGTCTGCGGGATTTCAGCGTTGTCACGGCCATCGTCATGATGACGGGATTTGCCACTCTGCTTGGCACTCTTCTTTCGGACATCATACTTAGTGCGGTCGATCCGCGCATACGGATAGAATAG
- a CDS encoding ABC transporter permease, producing MKVETGKNIQVNDVSPSGIKIIWQEIKKDKLAMGSLIILAAILIFVYGASLFMDAKEIAKVDFLSIYMEPSSDYWLGTDYGGRDVFAQLIVGTRNSFTISLFITLFTAIIGLSLGLLAGYFGGATDNVIMRIIDFVIALPQLMFIIVVVTIVPIFNVYVFILIMTMFLWTGKARLIRSKALSERELDYIHASQTLGTPHWKIILFQLLPNVSSLIIVNFILNLAGNIGLESSLTFLGFGLPESTPSLGTLISYARNPDVLENKWWIWVPASLMILVLMLSINFVGQALKRAADARQRRG from the coding sequence ATGAAAGTAGAAACCGGAAAGAACATACAAGTTAACGATGTGAGCCCTTCAGGAATCAAAATCATCTGGCAGGAAATCAAAAAGGATAAACTTGCCATGGGCTCATTGATTATATTAGCAGCCATATTGATTTTTGTTTACGGTGCGTCGCTCTTCATGGACGCCAAGGAAATAGCCAAGGTCGATTTCCTCTCCATTTATATGGAACCATCTTCAGACTATTGGCTTGGAACCGATTATGGCGGCCGGGATGTATTTGCACAATTGATAGTGGGTACAAGGAATTCATTCACGATCAGTTTATTCATAACATTATTCACCGCTATCATCGGTTTATCATTAGGGCTTCTGGCTGGCTACTTCGGCGGGGCAACCGATAATGTGATCATGCGGATTATCGATTTCGTGATTGCCCTGCCGCAATTGATGTTCATCATCGTTGTAGTCACGATTGTACCGATCTTCAATGTATATGTTTTCATTTTAATCATGACGATGTTTTTATGGACAGGTAAGGCCCGGCTGATTCGTTCAAAGGCTTTGTCAGAGCGTGAGCTGGATTATATCCACGCCTCACAGACACTCGGGACGCCACATTGGAAAATCATCCTGTTTCAGCTTCTGCCCAATGTCAGTTCACTGATCATCGTTAACTTCATTTTGAACCTTGCTGGCAATATTGGCCTAGAATCCAGTTTGACTTTCTTAGGGTTCGGTCTTCCGGAGAGCACGCCGAGTTTAGGGACGCTCATCAGCTATGCTCGAAATCCAGATGTTCTGGAAAACAAGTGGTGGATATGGGTACCCGCATCACTCATGATTTTAGTGTTGATGCTGAGTATAAATTTCGTTGGTCAAGCGTTAAAACGCGCCGCCGATGCAAGACAAAGAAGAGGATAA
- the opp4A gene encoding oligopeptide ABC transporter substrate-binding protein, producing the protein MKIKSYSKVLSALAISSLLLAACSDDTEKSSTKEKKGKDVEQVDTSKFPTKTTNQGEPIEGGHLTYGLVSDTPFEGILNKVFYQGEPDNQVISFFDEDLLDTDENYVFTNEGAASYEISDDHKTVTLTIKDNVKWHDGKPVTGADLEYAYLVMGSKDYKGVRYDEQMALIEGMEEYHEGKADKISGIKVDGKKITFTFKKANPSVTTGLWTYPLHKEYLKDVPIADLESSDKIRKNPIGFGPFKVKKIVQGEAVEFEANKDYYRGEPKLDSVTLKVVNPSVVVKSLENGDLDVAEVLAEQYEQAKELDNVELLGKVELAYSYIGFNFGHYDKEKEENVMDENPKFGDKRLRQAMAYAINNEEVGEKMFKGLRFPANSVITPNFKYNNKDVKPYEYDPEKAKKLLDDAGFVDTNNDGLREDADGKEFKINFASMSGSDVSEPLAKYYIQQWEQVGLDVELQDGRLHEFNSFYDLLKKDNDEVDVYSAAWGVASDPDPSGIWSRSAEFNYTRWVNEKNDELLAKGISEEAFDDQYRIDTYNEWQELIHEEVPVIPTLFRYQLAGVNERVTGYDYLAGRQYQWHNVGVTK; encoded by the coding sequence ATGAAAATCAAAAGCTACAGTAAGGTATTAAGTGCATTGGCCATTTCGTCTCTACTGCTTGCTGCATGTTCGGATGATACGGAGAAATCATCAACGAAAGAGAAAAAAGGGAAAGATGTCGAACAGGTCGATACCTCTAAATTCCCGACAAAGACGACGAATCAAGGAGAGCCGATTGAAGGCGGCCATTTGACATATGGATTGGTATCCGATACCCCGTTTGAAGGGATATTAAACAAAGTTTTCTATCAAGGCGAACCTGATAACCAAGTTATCTCATTCTTTGATGAAGATTTATTGGATACAGACGAAAACTATGTTTTCACGAATGAAGGTGCCGCTTCCTATGAGATTTCGGATGATCATAAAACGGTTACGCTGACAATTAAGGATAATGTGAAATGGCATGATGGAAAGCCTGTGACAGGCGCTGATTTAGAATATGCATACCTTGTCATGGGAAGCAAAGATTATAAAGGTGTACGCTATGATGAACAAATGGCTTTAATCGAGGGTATGGAGGAGTATCATGAAGGGAAAGCGGACAAGATTTCAGGCATAAAAGTCGACGGCAAGAAAATCACTTTCACTTTCAAAAAAGCGAATCCTTCTGTCACGACCGGATTATGGACATACCCGCTTCATAAAGAATACTTAAAAGATGTTCCGATTGCAGATTTGGAATCATCGGATAAAATCCGTAAAAATCCGATTGGTTTTGGACCATTCAAAGTGAAGAAAATCGTTCAAGGGGAAGCGGTCGAATTCGAAGCGAACAAAGATTATTACCGCGGTGAACCTAAATTGGACAGTGTCACATTAAAAGTCGTGAATCCGTCTGTTGTCGTCAAGTCACTTGAAAATGGCGACCTCGATGTAGCGGAGGTCCTGGCGGAGCAATATGAACAGGCCAAGGAACTGGACAATGTCGAATTATTGGGGAAAGTTGAATTGGCTTATTCCTATATTGGTTTCAACTTCGGTCATTATGATAAGGAAAAAGAAGAAAATGTTATGGATGAGAATCCAAAATTCGGTGATAAACGCCTTCGTCAGGCAATGGCATATGCCATCAATAATGAAGAAGTTGGCGAAAAAATGTTCAAGGGCCTTCGCTTCCCTGCCAACTCTGTCATTACACCGAACTTTAAATATAACAATAAAGATGTAAAACCATATGAATATGATCCAGAAAAAGCAAAAAAACTTTTGGATGATGCAGGTTTTGTAGATACGAATAATGATGGCCTTCGAGAAGATGCGGATGGAAAAGAGTTCAAGATCAACTTTGCTTCCATGAGCGGTTCCGATGTTTCTGAGCCACTAGCGAAGTATTATATCCAGCAATGGGAACAAGTAGGTTTGGACGTTGAATTGCAGGATGGAAGGCTGCATGAGTTCAATTCATTCTATGACCTGCTGAAAAAGGATAATGACGAAGTTGATGTATATTCAGCTGCATGGGGTGTCGCTTCCGATCCGGATCCATCAGGAATTTGGTCCAGATCTGCAGAATTTAACTATACCCGCTGGGTGAATGAAAAAAATGATGAGCTCCTTGCTAAAGGGATTTCAGAGGAAGCCTTCGATGATCAATATCGAATCGATACGTATAATGAGTGGCAAGAATTGATCCATGAAGAGGTTCCGGTCATTCCGACATTATTCCGTTATCAATTGGCTGGAGTGAATGAACGTGTTACAGGTTATGATTATCTCGCAGGCCGCCAATATCAGTGGCATAATGTCGGTGTAACGAAATAA
- a CDS encoding M42 family metallopeptidase, whose protein sequence is MSVVEEKEIVSYIKELVSIPSPSGYTEKAIKYAADFMEQRKVPYNITNKGALLASLKGEDDDKHRLLTAHVDTLGAMVKEIKANGRLKLTMIGGFRWNSVEGEYCKIHTADGAFITGTILINQTSVHVYKNAGDAKRDDETIEVRIDAVVKTKAETEAIGISVGDFVSFEPRVEVTDTGFLKSRHLDDKASVGILLHIIDLISAGKIKLAYTTHFLISNNEEIGYGGNSNIPEKTVEYLAVDMGAIGDGQSTDEFSVSICAKDSSGPYHYKLRQHLVSLAQANAVDYRVDIYPYYGSDASAAIRAGYDVVHGLIGPGIDASHAFERTHVSSLKHTANLILHYIQSELV, encoded by the coding sequence ATGAGCGTGGTCGAAGAAAAAGAAATTGTATCTTACATAAAAGAATTGGTGTCCATACCCAGCCCCTCCGGCTATACTGAGAAAGCCATTAAATACGCGGCCGATTTCATGGAGCAGAGGAAGGTTCCTTACAACATTACGAATAAAGGGGCATTGCTTGCCTCGTTAAAAGGCGAAGATGATGACAAACATCGCTTGCTTACTGCCCATGTCGATACTCTGGGAGCCATGGTAAAGGAAATCAAGGCGAATGGCCGCCTTAAATTGACGATGATCGGCGGTTTCCGCTGGAACTCAGTGGAAGGGGAGTATTGTAAAATCCATACAGCTGACGGAGCCTTTATCACCGGGACCATTTTAATCAATCAGACCTCTGTCCACGTATATAAAAATGCCGGCGATGCCAAGCGGGATGATGAGACAATAGAGGTCCGGATAGATGCTGTCGTGAAAACTAAAGCGGAAACCGAGGCCATTGGCATTTCTGTTGGAGATTTTGTCTCCTTTGAACCGAGAGTGGAAGTGACGGATACAGGCTTTTTGAAATCAAGGCATTTGGATGATAAAGCTAGCGTAGGCATCCTCCTTCATATCATTGACCTCATTTCCGCAGGAAAGATAAAATTGGCCTATACGACCCATTTCCTGATTTCCAACAATGAAGAAATCGGCTATGGCGGAAATTCCAATATCCCTGAGAAAACAGTCGAATATCTAGCTGTCGATATGGGCGCGATCGGTGATGGACAATCGACGGATGAATTCAGCGTTTCCATTTGCGCAAAAGACTCCTCGGGTCCTTATCATTATAAACTGCGTCAGCATTTAGTTTCACTTGCCCAAGCAAATGCCGTCGACTACCGAGTCGATATTTATCCATATTATGGATCGGACGCTTCCGCCGCAATCCGGGCAGGATATGATGTCGTACATGGTCTGATCGGACCGGGAATCGATGCATCACATGCCTTCGAGCGGACACATGTCTCTTCATTAAAGCATACAGCCAATCTGATTTTGCACTATATCCAATCAGAGTTGGTATAA
- a CDS encoding pyridoxamine 5'-phosphate oxidase family protein — translation MSQNQIKEKVLNIIRDHKIGVLSSVENNKPHSRYMTFFNDDLTLYTPTSGKTEKIDEIEKNPNVHILIGYDNKGLGDSYLEISGTSKINDSQELKDKLWNESFEDWFEGPKDPNYLILQIKPESIRLMNNNGEPPQELSL, via the coding sequence ATGAGCCAAAACCAAATAAAAGAAAAAGTGTTGAACATCATCCGTGATCATAAAATAGGAGTTTTATCTTCAGTTGAAAACAACAAACCACATTCACGCTATATGACATTCTTTAACGATGATTTAACTTTATACACACCAACGAGCGGAAAGACGGAAAAAATTGATGAAATTGAAAAGAATCCTAATGTTCATATCCTGATTGGCTATGATAATAAAGGATTGGGCGATTCTTACCTGGAAATCTCAGGTACCTCGAAAATAAACGATTCTCAGGAACTGAAGGATAAATTATGGAATGAATCATTTGAAGATTGGTTCGAAGGTCCGAAAGATCCGAATTATTTAATCCTGCAAATTAAGCCGGAAAGCATCCGGTTGATGAACAACAACGGTGAACCTCCACAAGAATTATCATTGTAA
- a CDS encoding cyanophycinase: MNCGELLIIGGAEDKCLEGEVLNKFVELATRNRDGGIGILPTASEIPEEVSTEYIKIFRDLGVGRVEVIKLDSRQDADDPAICEQLTSFSAIFISGGNQSRLFELIGKTKFHDALSKAWHKGMVIAGTSAGASILGKHMIIAADTMLNDNKLKVEIGVGFGFLDGLIIDQHFSQRGRFDRLLSAIAGKKEIMGIGIDENTAILVKDSLFEVVGQHQVLVLDGSTSDYINITTSENGSEELTLSGFNLHALTRGYRFDLLKRKLLMKKGIQQ, translated from the coding sequence ATGAATTGTGGTGAATTACTTATCATTGGCGGGGCAGAGGATAAGTGCCTTGAAGGTGAGGTATTAAATAAATTTGTCGAGCTTGCAACCCGTAATAGGGATGGCGGAATAGGAATATTGCCTACAGCGAGTGAAATTCCTGAGGAAGTGAGTACAGAGTATATCAAGATTTTCAGGGATTTAGGCGTGGGCAGGGTGGAAGTGATCAAGCTGGATTCAAGGCAGGATGCAGATGACCCGGCAATTTGTGAACAGCTGACATCTTTTTCCGCCATCTTCATTTCAGGGGGAAACCAAAGCCGATTGTTTGAGCTGATTGGAAAAACCAAATTCCACGATGCCCTTTCTAAAGCCTGGCATAAAGGAATGGTGATAGCAGGGACAAGTGCTGGCGCTTCCATTTTAGGTAAGCATATGATCATTGCTGCTGACACGATGCTGAATGACAATAAGTTAAAGGTTGAGATTGGGGTAGGCTTCGGCTTCCTTGACGGTTTGATAATCGATCAACATTTTTCCCAGCGTGGCCGCTTTGACCGCCTGTTAAGTGCGATAGCAGGGAAAAAGGAAATTATGGGTATTGGCATTGATGAAAATACAGCAATTTTAGTTAAAGACAGTCTTTTTGAAGTAGTTGGCCAACATCAAGTATTGGTTCTTGATGGCAGCACCAGTGATTATATCAATATCACAACTTCTGAGAATGGCAGTGAAGAGTTGACTCTTTCGGGATTTAACCTTCATGCACTAACCAGGGGATACCGTTTTGACCTGCTTAAAAGGAAATTGTTGATGAAAAAGGGGATCCAACAATGA